From a single Capsicum annuum cultivar UCD-10X-F1 chromosome 12, UCD10Xv1.1, whole genome shotgun sequence genomic region:
- the LOC107850405 gene encoding protein HEAT INTOLERANT 4, with protein MEVRKGGNENAKKAKPNFPNLPPSVLISSLASDLRAITLPPTPLHPPSKLSTYYLSASLSILVSSIPPFASFSHLTMRTGAKRKEAAGKAKAKEEAKDTTTTEEQNAATTQEEGTNTKSAAAVEKSESVQENHKEGEEPRKNEKVVKRQAKRTKIAKPETEAEYLSDKRNLEDLWQEVFPVGTEWDQIDMVYQYKWNFSNLEDAFEEGGELHGKKVYLFGCTEPQLVFYQGQSKVTCIPVVVAVVSPFPPSDKIGINSVQREAEEILPMKQMKMDWVPYIPLEKREAQVERLKSQIFILRCTQRRAGLKHLKLERVKKFEYCLPYFYQPFAEDEFEQSTIVQILFPTEPPVFCEFDWEFDEPEEMADKFIEAEELAADKKDEFVEFVKEKVKEGKRSNREAREARKKAIQDMSEEAKAAFQSMKFYKFYPVTSPDAPDVSQVKSSFINRYYRKAHKVF; from the exons ATGGAAGTTCGAAAAGGGGGAAACGAAAATGCGAAAAAAGCAAAGCCAAATTTTCCAAATCTCCCTCCTAGTGTTTTAATCAGCTCGCTCGCGTCCGATTTACGCGCTATAACCCTCCCCCCCACCCCGCTCCACCCCCCTTCAAAATTGTCTACTTATTACCTCAGCGCTTCTCTGTCTATACTAGTTTCTTCTATTCCCCCCTTTGCCTCATTTTCGCATCTAACAATGAGGACAGGTGCTAAGAGAAAGGAAGCAGCAGGAAAAGCCAAGGCCAAAGAGGAGGCCAAGGACACTACCACCACCGAAGAACAAAACGCCGCAACCACCCAAGAAGAAGGGACCAACACCAAATCAGCTGCTGCTGTGGAGAAAAGCGAATCTGTTCAAGAAAACCACAAAGAGGGAGAGGAGCCCAGGAAAAATGAGAAAGTTGTTAAGCGCCAAGCTAAACGAACTAAGATTGCTAAGCCTGAAACTGAGGCGGAGTACTTATCCGATAAGCGTAATTTG GAAGATTTATGGCAGGAGGTTTTTCCTGTTGGCACGGAG TGGGATCAGATTGACATGGTTTACCAATACAAATGGAATTTCTCAAATCTCGAA GATGCATTTGAAGAAGGCGGAGAATTGCATGGAAAGAAAGTCTACCTTTTTGGTTGTACCGAAC CACAATTGGTTTTTTACCAGGGACAGTCAAAAGTCACGTGTATACCTGTTGTGGTTGCT GTCGTATCTCCTTTTCCACCTTCTGATAAAATTGGTATAAACTCTGTACAAAGGGAAGCTGAAGAGATACTGCCAATGAAACAGATGAAAATGGACTGGGTTCCATACATCCCTTTGGAAAAACG GGAGGCTCAGGTTGAAAGACTCAAATCCCAAATTTTTATTCTGAGGTGTACTCAGAGAAG GGCTGGTTTAAAACACTTGAAGTTGGAGCGAGTTAAGAAGTTTGAATATTGCTTACCTT ATTTTTATCAGCCGTTTGCAGAAGATGAGTTTGAACAGAGCACCATTGTGCAGATCTTGTTTCCAACAGAACCGCCT GTGTTTTGCGAGTTTGATTGGGAATTTGATGAGCCAGAG GAAATGGCAGACAAATTTATTGAGGCAGAGGAGTTGGCCGCAGATAAAAAAGATGAATTTGTG GAATTTGTGAAGGAGAAAGTTAAAGAAGGAAAGAGGAGCAACCGAGAG GCTAGAGAAGCCAGGAAAAAGGCTATACAGGATATGAGTGAAGAAGCGAAAGCTGCATTTCAGAGTAtgaaattttacaaattttatccCGTGACCTCACCTGATGCTCCTGATGTATCTCAGGTCAAG TCTTCATTCATAAACAGATACTACAGGAAGGCTCACAAAGTTTTCTGA